Proteins encoded together in one Triticum dicoccoides isolate Atlit2015 ecotype Zavitan chromosome 7B, WEW_v2.0, whole genome shotgun sequence window:
- the LOC119339986 gene encoding probable 3-hydroxyisobutyrate dehydrogenase, mitochondrial isoform X1: MGGVGWRRLGSKLRQRWGWESRLRARGFSSAPAVPPPPHMESVGFIGLGNMGSHMARNLLRAGYRVSVHDINEDAMKKFSDDGIPTKQSPLELSKSSDVIITMLPSSAHVLDVYSRGNGLLGNGGRLGPWLYIDSSTVDPQTSRKISMDMSRCSLNEKKGYAEKPMMLDAPVSGGVPAAEAGTLTFMVGGLEETYIAAKPLLLAMGKKLIYCGGAGNGSAAKICNNMAMAISMLGVSEAFALGQNLGIKASTLTDIFNCSSARCWSSDTYNPVPGVMTGVPSSRNYDGGFTSKLMAKDLDLAMASASGVGFKCPMGSEALEIYRKLCDEGCEFKDFSCAFRHFYTGKDEK, from the exons ATGGGAGGTGTTGGATGGAGGAGACTTGGTTCCAAGCTGCGGCAGAGATGGGGCTGGGAGAGCCGCCTCCGCGCCCGGGGCTTCTCCTCTGCTCCTGCCGTTCCACCCCCACCCCACATGGAG AGTGTTGGATTCATAGGGCTTGGGAATATGGGCTCCCACATGGCAAGGAACCTGCTGAGGGCTGGATACAGAGTGTCAGTTCATGATAT AAATGAGGATGCCATGAAGAAGTTCTCCGACGATGGAATTCCCACGAAGCAGTCGCCGCTTGAATTGTCTAAGTCGAGCGATGTCATAATCACCATGCTACCTTCCTCTGCACAT GTCTTAGATGTATACAGTAGAGGGAACGGCTTGCTCGGTAATGGGGGGCGCCTTGGACCGTGGTTATACATAGATTCATCTACAGTTGATCCTCAGACATCAAGAAAGATATCTATGGACATGTCAAGATGCAGTTTAAATGAAAAGAAAG GCTACGCCGAAAAACCGATGATGCTGGATGCTCCTGTCTCTGGAGGTGTTCCTGCCGCAGAAGCTGGGACACTGACTTTCATG GTGGGTGGTTTAGAAGAAACATACATAGCAGCAAAGCCGTTACTTCTCGCAATGGGCAAAAAGCTGATCTACTGCGGCGGGGCTGGAAATGGCTCG GCTGCAAAGATCTGTAACAATATGGCCATGGCTATCAGCATGCTTGGAGTCTCTGAGGCCTTTGCTCTTGGTCAGAATCTTGGGATCAAAGCAAGCACTCTCACAGATATATTCAATTGCTCTAGCGCCCGTTGCTGGAGTAG CGACACATATAACCCAGTTCCTGGAGTAATGACGGGCGTGCCATCGTCGAGGAATTATGATGGTGGCTTCACCTCCAAATTAATG GCTAAAGATTTGGATCTGGCCATGGCCTCTGCATCTGGAGTTGGCTTCAAATGCCCCATGGGTTCTGAAGCACTTGAGAT TTACCGGAAGTTATGCGACGAGGGCTGTGAATTCAAGGACTTCTCATGCGCATTTCGCCACTTTTACACCGGCAAGGATGAGAAGTGA
- the LOC119339986 gene encoding probable 3-hydroxyisobutyrate dehydrogenase, mitochondrial isoform X2: protein MILLKLLLDHPTNTESIMFRNEDAMKKFSDDGIPTKQSPLELSKSSDVIITMLPSSAHVLDVYSRGNGLLGNGGRLGPWLYIDSSTVDPQTSRKISMDMSRCSLNEKKGYAEKPMMLDAPVSGGVPAAEAGTLTFMVGGLEETYIAAKPLLLAMGKKLIYCGGAGNGSAAKICNNMAMAISMLGVSEAFALGQNLGIKASTLTDIFNCSSARCWSSDTYNPVPGVMTGVPSSRNYDGGFTSKLMAKDLDLAMASASGVGFKCPMGSEALEIYRKLCDEGCEFKDFSCAFRHFYTGKDEK from the exons ATGATAT TGTTAAAGCTGTTGTTAGACCATCCAACAAACACTGAATCTATAATGTTCAGAAATGAGGATGCCATGAAGAAGTTCTCCGACGATGGAATTCCCACGAAGCAGTCGCCGCTTGAATTGTCTAAGTCGAGCGATGTCATAATCACCATGCTACCTTCCTCTGCACAT GTCTTAGATGTATACAGTAGAGGGAACGGCTTGCTCGGTAATGGGGGGCGCCTTGGACCGTGGTTATACATAGATTCATCTACAGTTGATCCTCAGACATCAAGAAAGATATCTATGGACATGTCAAGATGCAGTTTAAATGAAAAGAAAG GCTACGCCGAAAAACCGATGATGCTGGATGCTCCTGTCTCTGGAGGTGTTCCTGCCGCAGAAGCTGGGACACTGACTTTCATG GTGGGTGGTTTAGAAGAAACATACATAGCAGCAAAGCCGTTACTTCTCGCAATGGGCAAAAAGCTGATCTACTGCGGCGGGGCTGGAAATGGCTCG GCTGCAAAGATCTGTAACAATATGGCCATGGCTATCAGCATGCTTGGAGTCTCTGAGGCCTTTGCTCTTGGTCAGAATCTTGGGATCAAAGCAAGCACTCTCACAGATATATTCAATTGCTCTAGCGCCCGTTGCTGGAGTAG CGACACATATAACCCAGTTCCTGGAGTAATGACGGGCGTGCCATCGTCGAGGAATTATGATGGTGGCTTCACCTCCAAATTAATG GCTAAAGATTTGGATCTGGCCATGGCCTCTGCATCTGGAGTTGGCTTCAAATGCCCCATGGGTTCTGAAGCACTTGAGAT TTACCGGAAGTTATGCGACGAGGGCTGTGAATTCAAGGACTTCTCATGCGCATTTCGCCACTTTTACACCGGCAAGGATGAGAAGTGA